From Mytilus edulis chromosome 8, xbMytEdul2.2, whole genome shotgun sequence, one genomic window encodes:
- the LOC139484507 gene encoding TRAF3-interacting protein 1-like yields MTYMVTSMQTTRKTDKQTDQTTRKTDIQTNRTTRQSQKQDHKTDTQKRPLDRHTNKTTIQAQTDKTIRQTASQTRQPDRQTARPEHQIDRKDHQTDRKDHQTDRQTDRQTDRQTDKTTSQTDIPDKQADRQEHQINRKTDKNTRQTDIQDN; encoded by the exons ATGACTTATATGGTAACCAGCATGCAA ACCACCAGAAAGACAGATAAACAGACAGATCAGACCACCAGAAAGACAGATATACAGACAAATAGGACAACCAGACAGTCACAAAAACAAGACCACAAGACAGACACACAAAAAAGACCACTagacagacacacaaacaagACTACCATACAGGCACAGACAGACAAGACAATCAGACAGACAGCAAGCCAGACAAGAcaaccagacagacagacagcaaGACCAGAACACCAGATAGACAGaaaagaccaccagacagacagaAAAGACcaccaaacagacagacagacagacagacagacagacagacagacagacaagaccaCCAGTCAGACAGATATACCAGATAAACAGGCAGACAGACAAGAACACCAGATAAACAGAAAGACAGACAAGAACACCAGACAGACAGATATACAAGACAACTAG